A single region of the Saprospiraceae bacterium genome encodes:
- the accC gene encoding acetyl-CoA carboxylase biotin carboxylase subunit produces MFEKILIANRGEIALRIIRTCREMGIKSVAVYSTADRESLHVRFADEAVCIGPPSSSESYLSIPKIMAAVEITNADAVHPGYGFLAENADFAEVCSEYGIKFIGPTPEQIRKMGDKITAKETMVKAGVPVIPGSDGLVKDIKQAAKIAAEIGYPIILKATAGGGGKGMRVVWNEEEMEPNWDKARQEAKASFGNDGIYLEKFIEEPHHIEFQIAGDQNGKVVHLSERDCSIQRRHQKLVEECPSPFMTDELREKMGAAAVLAGTFIKYEGVGTVEFLVDKYRNFYFMEMNTRIQVEHPVTEEVIDHDLIKEQIKIAAGELITGGNYLPTAHAMECRINAEDPFNGFRPSPGKIESFHSSKGHGVRVDTHVYAGYTIPPYYDSLIAKLICRAPTRAECITKMERALEEFIIEGVKTTVPFHKRLMKNEQFRKGDFHTGFLNDFDLME; encoded by the coding sequence ATGTTTGAAAAAATACTTATAGCTAACCGAGGCGAGATCGCCTTACGGATTATCAGAACCTGCCGCGAAATGGGCATCAAATCCGTTGCCGTATACTCTACGGCTGACCGGGAAAGCCTACATGTCAGATTCGCTGATGAGGCCGTTTGTATTGGCCCCCCCTCCTCTAGTGAGTCTTACCTCAGCATCCCCAAGATCATGGCTGCTGTAGAGATCACTAATGCGGATGCCGTGCATCCTGGCTATGGTTTTTTGGCTGAAAATGCGGATTTTGCCGAAGTTTGTTCCGAATATGGTATAAAATTCATAGGCCCAACACCTGAGCAAATTCGCAAAATGGGTGACAAAATAACGGCCAAAGAAACTATGGTCAAAGCAGGTGTTCCCGTTATTCCTGGCTCTGATGGACTTGTAAAGGACATTAAACAGGCCGCCAAAATTGCTGCCGAAATTGGGTATCCAATCATCCTTAAAGCAACCGCCGGCGGTGGTGGCAAAGGGATGAGAGTGGTGTGGAATGAAGAAGAAATGGAACCCAATTGGGATAAGGCCAGACAGGAAGCCAAAGCTTCTTTTGGCAATGATGGCATTTATCTTGAAAAATTTATCGAAGAACCACACCATATTGAGTTCCAGATTGCAGGCGACCAAAATGGCAAAGTGGTTCACCTTTCCGAACGAGATTGCTCCATTCAAAGGCGTCACCAAAAACTGGTAGAGGAATGCCCTTCGCCTTTTATGACAGATGAGTTGCGTGAAAAAATGGGCGCAGCGGCTGTCTTAGCTGGGACTTTTATCAAATACGAAGGCGTCGGTACAGTCGAGTTTCTCGTGGATAAGTATCGCAATTTCTACTTTATGGAAATGAACACGCGTATCCAGGTGGAACACCCAGTGACCGAAGAAGTCATCGACCATGACCTGATCAAAGAACAAATCAAAATAGCAGCAGGGGAATTGATCACCGGTGGCAACTATCTGCCAACTGCACATGCCATGGAATGCCGGATTAATGCCGAAGACCCTTTTAATGGCTTCCGCCCCAGCCCCGGCAAAATCGAATCTTTCCATAGCTCTAAAGGCCATGGTGTACGTGTCGATACGCATGTCTACGCAGGTTATACCATTCCTCCTTATTACGATTCATTGATTGCTAAGCTCATCTGCCGGGCACCTACCCGCGCAGAGTGCATCACCAAAATGGAAAGGGCTTTGGAGGAATTCATCATCGAAGGGGTTAAAACAACGGTTCCCTTCCACAAACGCTTGATGAAAAATGAGCAGTTCCGAAAAGGTGACTTCCATACGGGTTTCCTCAATGACTTTGATTTGATGGAATAA
- a CDS encoding aldose epimerase family protein, with protein sequence MLNIKKTTFYLFTLNLFLWSACDTGSKDTQDAAAATPSPTEGLAISKASFGDTPDGPADIYTFTNKNGIEARVTNYGAILVSLKMPDKAGQMGDIVLGFDSLAGYLGPHPHFGATIGRYGNRIAKGKFSLNGETFTLATNNGENHLHGGPKGFGRQLWSAEELKTDDAIGVKLTYVSADMEEGYPGKMTVETTYLLNNQNELYLNYSATSDKTTVCNLTNHTYFNLKGEGDILDHQLMIKADHITPVDAGLIPTGVLMPVENTPFDFRTAISVGARIDSPNEQLKIGGGYDHNFVINKETTGMELIAYITESTTGRIVEVFSEEPGVQFYSGNFLNGSQKGKGRTYEYRSGLCLETQHFPDSPNQPSFPSTTLNAGDRYKTSTMWRLSVR encoded by the coding sequence ATGCTTAACATTAAAAAAACCACCTTTTACCTGTTCACCTTAAATTTGTTCCTGTGGAGTGCCTGCGACACGGGCTCCAAGGATACCCAAGATGCTGCCGCTGCCACCCCTTCCCCAACCGAAGGACTTGCTATCTCCAAAGCATCATTTGGTGACACACCAGATGGCCCAGCAGATATTTATACTTTTACGAATAAAAATGGGATTGAAGCCCGAGTCACCAACTATGGTGCGATCCTTGTTTCCTTGAAAATGCCCGACAAGGCAGGTCAGATGGGAGATATTGTATTGGGTTTTGATAGCCTGGCTGGCTACCTTGGCCCCCATCCTCATTTTGGTGCGACCATTGGTCGCTATGGCAATCGGATTGCCAAAGGCAAATTTTCCTTAAATGGCGAAACGTTCACCTTGGCTACCAATAACGGTGAAAACCACCTGCATGGTGGGCCGAAGGGTTTTGGTCGACAACTTTGGTCAGCCGAAGAACTCAAAACCGATGACGCTATAGGGGTTAAATTGACCTATGTGAGTGCCGATATGGAAGAGGGATATCCTGGTAAAATGACCGTTGAGACAACTTATTTGCTGAATAACCAAAATGAGTTATACTTAAATTATTCCGCTACTTCTGATAAAACCACCGTTTGCAATTTAACCAATCATACTTATTTCAATTTAAAAGGAGAAGGCGATATTCTGGACCATCAATTGATGATCAAAGCGGATCATATTACCCCTGTCGATGCCGGGCTCATCCCCACAGGTGTACTCATGCCCGTCGAGAATACGCCTTTTGATTTTCGGACGGCCATAAGTGTCGGCGCCCGCATAGATAGTCCTAATGAGCAATTGAAAATCGGTGGCGGATATGACCACAATTTTGTAATTAACAAAGAGACGACAGGAATGGAGTTGATTGCTTATATTACAGAGTCCACAACCGGTCGAATTGTCGAGGTCTTTTCAGAAGAACCTGGTGTGCAATTCTATTCTGGCAATTTCCTTAATGGCTCCCAGAAAGGGAAAGGCCGCACCTATGAATACCGAAGTGGTCTCTGCCTCGAAACCCAACACTTCCCCGATTCGCCAAATCAGCCTAGCTTCCCTAGCACGACCTTGAATGCCGGGGATAGGTATAAAACCAGTACGATGTGGCGCCTTTCGGTGAGGTAA
- the efp gene encoding elongation factor P, with protein sequence MANTSDIKNGMCLEMNGDIFVIVEFQHVKPGKGPAFVRTKMKSLTTGRVLSNTIPAGHKINDVRVERRKFQFLYKDESGFHFMNNETFEQTFLAEAMIENPALLKEGTEVDILFHAQEERALTLEMPQYIVLEITYTEPGVKGDTATNTLKAATVETGAEVRVPLFINQGDFVKLDTQTSAYVERVKQ encoded by the coding sequence ATGGCAAATACATCAGATATAAAGAATGGAATGTGCCTGGAAATGAATGGTGATATTTTTGTTATCGTTGAATTTCAACATGTTAAACCTGGTAAAGGCCCTGCATTCGTTCGTACAAAAATGAAGAGCCTAACTACGGGAAGAGTCTTGAGTAATACGATCCCTGCTGGCCATAAAATCAATGATGTAAGGGTCGAACGTCGCAAATTTCAATTCTTGTACAAGGATGAAAGCGGCTTCCATTTCATGAATAATGAAACCTTCGAGCAAACATTCCTTGCCGAAGCGATGATTGAAAACCCAGCTTTGCTCAAAGAAGGCACGGAGGTAGACATCCTTTTTCATGCGCAAGAAGAGCGGGCCCTCACCTTGGAAATGCCACAATATATTGTCCTTGAAATCACCTATACAGAACCTGGTGTCAAAGGAGATACAGCTACAAATACCCTCAAAGCGGCTACTGTCGAAACGGGCGCTGAGGTAAGAGTTCCCCTATTCATCAACCAGGGCGATTTTGTCAAATTAGATACACAAACCAGCGCCTACGTTGAGCGGGTTAAACAATAA
- the lspA gene encoding signal peptidase II, with translation MAKRTISDQDKEFIYTYKAMFNKLTTRILIVLAIIIINIGCDQVTKQVATEELGKGREHTFFGEIFRLSYVENEGAFLSWGANWSKEFQTWLLHFLPVIMLTGLLFYTFFSQQLNHWQIIAFSFIIGGGISNIYDRLLYGKVVDFMNMGIGTLRTGIFNFADVSIMIGLFILLPFIFKR, from the coding sequence TTGGCTAAAAGAACAATTAGCGATCAAGATAAGGAATTCATTTATACCTATAAAGCTATGTTTAATAAGTTGACAACTCGCATTTTGATTGTATTAGCCATTATTATCATCAATATTGGTTGTGATCAGGTGACTAAACAAGTAGCCACAGAGGAATTAGGCAAGGGAAGAGAGCATACCTTTTTTGGCGAGATTTTCCGTCTTTCCTATGTCGAAAACGAAGGTGCCTTTTTAAGTTGGGGCGCCAATTGGTCAAAGGAGTTTCAAACCTGGCTGCTGCATTTTCTTCCCGTAATCATGCTAACGGGCTTGCTGTTTTATACTTTTTTTTCCCAACAACTAAATCATTGGCAAATTATAGCTTTTAGTTTTATCATTGGAGGTGGCATCAGCAATATTTACGATCGACTGTTGTATGGTAAGGTTGTTGATTTTATGAATATGGGTATAGGTACCTTGCGAACGGGAATCTTTAATTTTGCGGATGTCTCTATTATGATAGGTTTATTTATTTTGCTTCCGTTTATTTTTAAACGATAA
- the araA gene encoding L-arabinose isomerase: MTELKNYEAWFITGSQHLYGEETLKVVAAHSTTIATALNGDEGLPVKVIFKPVLTTPDAIAKLCEEANTASHCIGVIAWMHTFSPAKMWIRGLQLLQKPMVHLHTQFGRDIPWSDIDMDFMNLNQSAHGGREFGFINTRLRRNRKVVVGHWQDKEVIERLSVWARTACGWYDLQRLKVARIGDNMREVAVTEGDKVAAQIQFGYSVNGYGLGDVVAKVNAVSDAAIAGLVQEYEDSYAIASSLAADGAMRSSLREAARIELGIRAFLEEGGFKAFTDTFENLHGLAQLPGIAAQRLMADGYGFGAEGDWKTAALVRAMKVMGSGLKGGQSFMEDYTYHFNPARMQVLGAHMLEICPSIAAGKPSCEVHPLGIGGKADPVRLVFDSAAGPALNASVIDLGNRFRLLVNKVEAIEPEQALPKLPVARVLWEAKPNLKTAAAAWILAGGAHHTCYSQSLTPEYLEDFSEMAGIEYVLIDEDTKIHSFKKELHWNEVYYHIAKGIF; this comes from the coding sequence ATGACGGAGTTAAAAAACTATGAAGCCTGGTTCATTACTGGGAGTCAACACCTATATGGTGAAGAAACACTTAAGGTGGTAGCTGCTCATTCTACGACCATTGCTACTGCATTAAATGGGGATGAGGGCCTGCCAGTCAAGGTTATATTCAAACCCGTTTTAACCACTCCTGATGCTATTGCAAAGCTTTGTGAGGAGGCCAATACGGCGAGTCATTGTATAGGAGTCATTGCCTGGATGCATACTTTTTCGCCAGCTAAGATGTGGATTAGAGGTCTACAGCTCTTACAAAAACCCATGGTTCACCTTCATACGCAATTTGGTCGGGATATCCCCTGGTCTGACATTGACATGGATTTTATGAACCTCAATCAGTCGGCGCATGGTGGGCGAGAATTTGGTTTCATCAATACCCGGCTTCGTCGCAATAGAAAGGTCGTGGTGGGTCATTGGCAGGATAAAGAGGTAATAGAAAGACTCAGTGTTTGGGCTCGTACGGCCTGTGGCTGGTACGATTTACAACGACTAAAGGTAGCTCGGATTGGCGATAATATGCGAGAAGTAGCGGTAACGGAAGGAGATAAAGTCGCTGCTCAAATACAATTTGGCTATTCCGTCAATGGTTATGGGCTAGGAGATGTGGTGGCTAAAGTGAATGCCGTATCGGATGCAGCTATTGCTGGTTTGGTGCAGGAATATGAAGATAGCTATGCTATCGCCTCTTCGCTCGCCGCAGATGGTGCGATGCGATCTTCGCTGCGCGAGGCGGCACGGATAGAACTGGGGATACGAGCCTTTTTGGAGGAAGGCGGATTTAAAGCCTTTACCGATACCTTTGAAAACCTACATGGCCTGGCACAACTACCGGGCATAGCGGCCCAGCGACTAATGGCTGATGGTTATGGGTTTGGCGCGGAAGGAGACTGGAAAACAGCGGCCCTGGTGCGGGCAATGAAAGTCATGGGTAGTGGCCTAAAGGGGGGGCAATCTTTTATGGAGGACTATACCTACCATTTCAATCCCGCTAGAATGCAGGTCTTAGGTGCCCATATGCTCGAAATTTGTCCTTCTATTGCAGCCGGAAAGCCAAGCTGTGAAGTCCATCCATTGGGGATAGGTGGCAAAGCGGATCCAGTCCGACTGGTCTTTGATTCGGCAGCCGGCCCAGCCCTTAATGCATCGGTGATCGACCTTGGCAATCGCTTCCGCTTGTTGGTCAATAAAGTCGAAGCCATCGAACCCGAGCAGGCCTTGCCCAAGCTTCCGGTTGCCCGGGTCCTCTGGGAGGCTAAACCCAATCTAAAAACGGCCGCTGCTGCCTGGATTTTGGCGGGAGGGGCCCATCACACCTGCTACAGTCAGTCCCTAACGCCTGAATACCTTGAGGATTTTTCCGAAATGGCGGGTATTGAGTATGTTTTAATTGATGAGGATACTAAAATTCATTCTTTTAAAAAGGAATTACACTGGAATGAAGTATATTACCATATAGCAAAAGGTATCTTCTAA
- a CDS encoding DUF4251 domain-containing protein — MKKLIASLWGLLVIISLTAQTTTDVKTLNRTEKKEIQAQERAARKERMLQMINDRRFVIEAYSLEDRYGQLIQVTPTTNFVAVDSLQATIQLALPNRIGGQNGLGGITEDGYLHSLKFAEKAPKHGISFEMEITGPAFGSSHVFVDLNDDGLATVRFSGAFGARFQMRGGFKSLDNSMVFKGMARY; from the coding sequence ATGAAAAAGCTAATCGCCAGCCTTTGGGGGCTGTTGGTCATCATAAGTTTGACTGCCCAAACTACCACAGACGTAAAAACATTAAATCGTACCGAAAAGAAAGAAATACAGGCACAGGAAAGAGCCGCTCGAAAGGAAAGGATGTTACAGATGATTAATGATCGCAGGTTTGTCATAGAAGCATATTCGCTGGAAGACCGATATGGGCAGCTTATTCAAGTAACGCCAACAACTAATTTTGTGGCGGTAGATAGCCTTCAAGCTACGATCCAATTGGCGCTCCCCAATCGAATTGGCGGACAAAACGGTTTAGGTGGGATAACCGAAGATGGGTATCTCCACAGCCTCAAGTTCGCTGAAAAGGCACCCAAACACGGCATTTCTTTTGAGATGGAAATCACGGGTCCAGCTTTTGGCTCTTCTCATGTATTTGTAGACCTTAATGATGACGGTTTGGCAACCGTGCGCTTTTCAGGTGCCTTTGGAGCCCGTTTTCAGATGAGAGGTGGTTTCAAATCTCTGGATAATTCCATGGTATTCAAGGGGATGGCGAGGTATTAA
- a CDS encoding sodium:solute symporter: MIQQLTPVLIIGIIISYFLVLIVISFITGKDAGNANFFLAGRKSNWVLVAIGMVGASLSGVTFISIPGVVGAGGANQAFSYMQMVFGYFMGYVFIALVLMPLYYRLGLTSIYSYLEQRFGFYAYKTGAFYFLLSRTIGASFRLYLVAIVLQQFVLAPFGVPFSLTVFTTIALIWVYTFRGGINTIIWTDTLQTICMLVAVILTIFAIGHALETNFSGLITMVSNSDYGQLFFFEGGWSDPNNFFKQFISGALITIVMTGLDQDMMQKNLSCPNIRDAQKNMFTFSFILVFANLTFLMLGALLYIYAANVGIEIPEKTDLLFPQIALLHLSPAIGIVFILGLIAAAYSSADSALTSLTTSFCVDFLNVEKSELPEEKQKQQRFRVHIAFSVLLFTLIMVFNAVNNDAVISQLFKFAGYTYGPLLGLFAFGMLTKLQINDRWVIPICIMAPLITILIDQYSAKILYGFQFGFLNLALNGLLTFLGLIAISYRTYETEPDPNEAKEG; the protein is encoded by the coding sequence ATGATACAACAACTAACACCAGTTTTAATCATAGGCATCATTATCAGCTACTTTTTAGTACTGATAGTTATTTCTTTTATAACTGGAAAAGACGCTGGAAATGCTAATTTTTTTCTAGCAGGCCGCAAGTCGAATTGGGTATTAGTCGCCATAGGCATGGTAGGGGCTTCTCTATCTGGGGTAACCTTTATTTCCATTCCTGGTGTAGTAGGAGCTGGAGGCGCCAATCAGGCTTTTTCCTATATGCAAATGGTCTTCGGCTATTTTATGGGCTATGTATTTATTGCGCTGGTGCTCATGCCGCTTTATTATCGCCTGGGGCTCACCTCTATTTATTCTTACCTCGAACAACGATTTGGCTTTTATGCCTATAAAACGGGGGCTTTTTATTTCTTGTTGTCTCGAACCATTGGGGCTTCTTTTAGACTGTATTTAGTCGCCATTGTCTTGCAACAATTTGTATTGGCGCCATTTGGCGTACCCTTTAGCCTCACCGTATTTACGACAATTGCCTTGATCTGGGTGTATACCTTTAGAGGGGGAATTAATACAATTATCTGGACGGATACGCTACAAACCATTTGTATGCTCGTGGCTGTAATCCTAACCATTTTTGCTATTGGTCATGCCCTGGAAACTAATTTTAGTGGTTTAATTACGATGGTAAGCAATAGCGATTATGGGCAACTGTTCTTTTTTGAGGGTGGATGGAGTGATCCCAATAATTTTTTCAAGCAGTTTATCAGTGGCGCACTCATTACCATTGTCATGACGGGTTTGGACCAGGATATGATGCAAAAAAACCTAAGTTGTCCCAATATCAGAGATGCACAAAAAAACATGTTTACGTTTAGTTTCATTCTGGTATTTGCCAATCTTACTTTTTTGATGCTAGGGGCCTTACTCTATATCTACGCGGCCAATGTTGGCATTGAAATTCCTGAAAAAACGGATTTACTTTTCCCCCAAATTGCCTTGTTACACCTCTCTCCTGCGATCGGAATAGTATTTATATTGGGCTTAATTGCTGCTGCTTATTCTAGTGCAGACTCTGCCCTTACATCACTCACTACTTCTTTTTGTGTAGATTTTTTAAATGTAGAAAAAAGCGAGCTGCCCGAAGAAAAACAAAAGCAACAGCGCTTTCGGGTTCATATTGCTTTTTCGGTCCTCCTTTTTACTTTAATTATGGTTTTCAATGCGGTCAATAATGATGCGGTTATCTCGCAGTTATTTAAATTCGCGGGATATACTTATGGTCCTTTATTGGGGTTATTTGCCTTTGGCATGCTCACCAAATTGCAGATTAATGATCGCTGGGTCATCCCTATTTGCATTATGGCACCATTAATCACGATTTTAATTGACCAGTATTCAGCAAAAATCCTCTATGGTTTCCAATTCGGATTTCTAAACCTTGCCCTCAATGGTCTATTAACCTTTTTGGGCTTAATCGCTATTTCTTATAGGACCTATGAAACCGAGCCGGATCCTAACGAAGCAAAAGAAGGCTAG
- a CDS encoding DUF819 family protein → MNRVIYYLLFGLSFCCLALPLQAAAGELVVRTATADDFSRVGKSVQLLSPTGGGGKFFMDKTEGFIIDLPPAVLPTEAVVIDVKAGGDSIRLNVLKPFYIANLAIGEPEIKMQLRDAQGKALPFLPGAKSTIGLNTISRTPLFKNDAVVLGILILLLGLVFWTETLSAFKGFYRYVPALLLCYFLPSILNSLGVISGAYSDLYFMTSRYLLPASLILLTISIDFKGIISLGPKSIIMFLAATLGIILGGPVALFLTSFFAPDMLGVSADQLWRGLSTIAGSWIGGGANQTAMKEIFKVDDNLFASMIVVDVVVANIWMGFLLYGASISKKMDKWLKADSSAIDDLQQRVEAYQASVAKIPSTTDLFMMLGVAFGGVALSHWGADVISPWMKKHAEFLQAYGLDSLISGFFWLIVIATTLGLLLSFTKARSLEGVGASKWGSVFIYVLVASIGMKMDLGEIYKNLGLFAIGIIWMLVHISILLLTAKIIRAPFFFVAVGSQANVGGAASAPVVASAFSPALAPVGALMAVLGYALGTYGALICALLMRSVAGG, encoded by the coding sequence ATGAACCGAGTTATTTATTACTTATTATTTGGTCTTAGTTTTTGTTGCCTGGCCCTACCTTTGCAGGCGGCTGCAGGCGAACTTGTCGTCCGTACAGCCACTGCTGATGACTTTTCCAGAGTAGGAAAATCTGTTCAACTTCTTTCTCCTACAGGGGGCGGTGGTAAATTTTTTATGGATAAGACGGAGGGTTTCATTATTGATCTCCCGCCTGCTGTGCTTCCTACTGAGGCAGTGGTCATTGATGTCAAAGCCGGAGGAGACTCCATCCGTTTGAATGTCTTAAAGCCTTTCTACATCGCCAATCTGGCGATAGGGGAGCCAGAAATTAAAATGCAGCTGAGGGATGCCCAAGGAAAGGCCTTACCTTTTTTGCCTGGCGCTAAAAGCACCATCGGTTTAAATACCATCTCCCGAACGCCTTTATTTAAAAATGATGCGGTGGTTTTGGGCATTTTAATTCTACTATTGGGCTTGGTCTTTTGGACGGAAACCTTGTCTGCTTTTAAAGGATTTTATCGCTATGTGCCGGCATTACTCTTGTGCTATTTTCTGCCCTCAATACTCAATTCATTGGGCGTTATTTCTGGCGCTTATTCCGACTTGTATTTTATGACCTCTCGCTATCTATTACCAGCTAGTTTGATCTTATTGACGATCAGCATTGACTTTAAAGGTATTATTAGCCTGGGGCCAAAATCTATCATTATGTTTTTGGCAGCAACGCTGGGCATCATATTAGGAGGGCCGGTAGCCCTTTTCCTGACCTCTTTTTTTGCGCCTGATATGCTCGGGGTCAGCGCTGATCAACTTTGGCGCGGCTTGTCGACCATCGCCGGTAGCTGGATTGGCGGTGGCGCCAATCAAACCGCCATGAAAGAGATTTTTAAGGTGGACGACAACCTGTTCGCCTCCATGATCGTCGTGGATGTGGTGGTGGCCAATATTTGGATGGGCTTTTTGTTATACGGCGCAAGTATTTCAAAGAAAATGGATAAATGGTTAAAAGCAGATAGCTCTGCTATTGACGATTTGCAGCAGCGCGTGGAGGCCTACCAGGCCAGTGTAGCCAAAATCCCTTCTACGACGGATTTATTCATGATGCTGGGGGTGGCTTTTGGTGGGGTGGCCTTGTCGCATTGGGGAGCCGATGTGATTAGCCCCTGGATGAAAAAGCATGCAGAATTCCTTCAAGCGTATGGTTTGGATTCTTTAATTTCTGGATTCTTTTGGTTGATCGTTATAGCCACCACTTTAGGCTTGTTATTGTCTTTTACCAAAGCGCGTAGTTTAGAAGGGGTAGGGGCTTCCAAATGGGGTAGCGTTTTTATCTATGTGTTGGTTGCCTCTATTGGTATGAAAATGGACCTTGGTGAAATTTACAAAAACCTTGGATTATTTGCCATTGGCATTATCTGGATGCTTGTTCATATAAGTATATTACTACTGACCGCCAAAATTATCCGTGCACCCTTTTTCTTTGTAGCGGTAGGCAGCCAGGCCAATGTAGGGGGAGCTGCCTCCGCGCCGGTAGTCGCCTCTGCTTTCAGTCCGGCGCTGGCGCCCGTGGGCGCTTTGATGGCTGTTCTGGGGTACGCCTTAGGCACTTATGGGGCCTTGATTTGCGCTTTGTTGATGCGCAGCGTGGCCGGAGGGTAA
- the accB gene encoding acetyl-CoA carboxylase biotin carboxyl carrier protein: MNFKEIQELLKLINRLELAEFKMKDGEFEVSVRTKFFERNKGVAPVMQTSQPVAMPPSAQPTSSQPANVATPADQALAPPPPPAAKPAASAEKTANYLEIKSPMVGTFYRSTSPEKPAYVKVGDTVEAGAVVCIVEAMKLFNEIESEVSGKIVKVMVEDAHPVEYDQVLFLVDPNG, encoded by the coding sequence ATGAATTTTAAAGAAATCCAAGAGCTATTAAAGCTCATCAATAGACTCGAACTCGCCGAGTTCAAAATGAAGGATGGAGAATTCGAGGTATCAGTCCGAACCAAATTTTTTGAGCGAAATAAGGGGGTGGCACCTGTTATGCAGACCTCGCAACCCGTTGCTATGCCTCCTTCAGCTCAGCCCACTAGTAGCCAGCCAGCTAATGTGGCTACGCCTGCTGACCAAGCACTCGCCCCGCCACCGCCTCCAGCGGCAAAACCTGCTGCGAGTGCTGAAAAAACAGCCAATTACCTCGAAATAAAATCGCCGATGGTTGGTACTTTCTACCGATCCACTTCACCTGAAAAACCAGCTTATGTAAAAGTTGGGGATACGGTTGAGGCTGGAGCTGTCGTCTGTATCGTCGAAGCAATGAAGTTATTCAATGAGATCGAATCGGAAGTAAGTGGTAAAATTGTAAAGGTGATGGTTGAAGATGCCCATCCCGTTGAATACGACCAAGTGCTTTTCCTTGTAGATCCTAATGGTTAA
- a CDS encoding beta-ketoacyl-ACP synthase III has product MLKIQAAITGIHGYVPDYVLTNKELETMVDTNDEWITSRTGIQERRILKGEHAGTSVIGIESVKGLLEKTNTEPGEIELLICATVTPDMPFPDTANIIADACDIRNAFCFDISAACSGFLYALTTGAKFIESGTHKKVIVIGADKMSSIIDYEDRTTCVIFGDGGGAVLLEPNTEGLGIIDSHHRSDGVGQAYLYQKAGGSRYPATMETVLAKEHFVYQNGKPVFKAAVAGMSNVVKKVMEDNNLSIDDVAWLIPHQANKRIIETVSRMTDFPMEKVIVNIQKYGNTTAGTLPLCLWDYENQFKKGDNLILTAFGGGFTWGATYFKWAY; this is encoded by the coding sequence ATGTTAAAAATACAAGCTGCCATTACGGGTATTCATGGCTATGTTCCTGATTATGTGCTAACGAATAAGGAATTAGAAACCATGGTTGATACGAATGATGAATGGATCACTTCTCGTACCGGAATTCAGGAACGTCGAATCCTAAAAGGTGAACATGCAGGAACCTCTGTAATTGGAATTGAATCCGTAAAAGGTCTTTTGGAAAAAACAAATACAGAACCTGGTGAAATCGAGTTGTTGATTTGTGCAACCGTCACGCCTGACATGCCCTTTCCTGATACAGCTAATATTATCGCTGATGCCTGTGACATAAGAAATGCTTTTTGCTTCGATATCAGTGCAGCCTGTTCGGGTTTTCTTTATGCCCTGACAACCGGAGCCAAATTTATCGAATCAGGCACGCATAAAAAAGTAATTGTTATTGGTGCAGATAAGATGTCCTCCATTATCGACTATGAAGATCGCACTACTTGCGTGATATTTGGTGACGGAGGCGGGGCTGTTTTATTAGAGCCTAATACGGAAGGATTGGGTATTATTGATTCCCACCATCGAAGTGATGGAGTTGGACAGGCCTATTTATACCAAAAGGCAGGTGGTTCGCGCTATCCCGCTACCATGGAAACCGTGCTGGCTAAAGAACATTTTGTCTACCAAAATGGAAAACCTGTCTTTAAAGCAGCTGTAGCGGGAATGTCGAATGTGGTCAAAAAAGTAATGGAAGATAACAACCTAAGCATAGATGATGTCGCTTGGTTGATCCCGCACCAAGCTAATAAACGAATCATTGAAACCGTATCCAGAATGACGGATTTCCCTATGGAAAAGGTAATTGTCAACATTCAAAAATATGGCAATACCACTGCGGGAACCCTTCCACTCTGCTTGTGGGACTATGAAAATCAGTTTAAAAAAGGAGATAATCTTATCTTAACTGCATTCGGAGGTGGATTCACATGGGGCGCAACCTACTTTAAGTGGGCTTATTGA